The sequence below is a genomic window from Anaerolineae bacterium.
CCCAAGCTCAAGGATGACCCGCGCATCACCCGCGTCGGGCGGATCATCCGCCGCTTCAGCCTGGACGAATTGCCACAGATTTTCAACGTGTTGATCGGCGAGATGAGTCTGGTCGGGCCGCGCCCACCCACGCCGGATGAAGTGGCCCATTACGAGCCGTGGCATCTGCAACGCCTCAAGACGCGGGGCGGTCTGACCGGCCTGTGGCAGGTTTCCGGGCGCAGCGATGTCCCCTTTGAGGAGATGGTGCTGCTAGACCTGTACTACATCGAGAACTGGTCGCTGATGCTGGACCTGCAAATCCTGCTGCGGACGATCCCGCGCGTGGTGCTGGGCAGCGGCGCATACTGAGGTCCGGCAGGGCAACGATCGGGCTGCGCGCGCGTATATACCGGTAGGTAGAGGAAACCGACGATCGGCAGGTAGATGAACGATTCCCCCCGGCAAACGCCGCTTCCGGCTTCTCCGCCGGCCACACTCCCGGAAGAAATGCCGCGCCGCACACGGCGCGTGATCGTCCGCCGCGCCTCTGCAGAGGAGGGGGCCATCCCCCGGCAGCAGAGTAGTGGCTGGGGCTGCGCTCGCGTGGTGATCGCCCTGGCGCTGATCGCTGCTGTGCTAATCGCAGTCCTGATCCTCTCGACCCAGTTCACGCTTGGCGGTCTGGTCAGCGGCCTGACCGCCCTGCTGGCTCCCGGCCCGGCGCAGATCACCGTGGTGCCGTCGCAGACGATCGTCAACAGCATCCAGCCGATGGGCCAGCTGGTCAGCATCAGTGTGCAACTGGCCAAAGCCGACATCGAGGTGTCGATCAGCCAGGGTCTGCTGGGAGCCAGCAGCTTCTCGACCAGCCACGTGGCCCAGGGTACCATCGAAGCCGGGATTGACCTGACCCGTCTGAGCGTCTCTGATGTTGCCTACGACGCCGCCAGCAATACGTACATCCTCACCCTGCCTCCGGCGCAACTCACCGGCTGCCATGTGGATTATATTCGTCAGTACGCCTATTCGGGTACCATCCTGCCCGTCGACCGCGACCAGGCCCGCCAGCTGGCCGAATACACAGCGGTGATCGAATTCCGCGATGACGCCCTGGAAAGCGGCATCCTGAGCCGGGCGGAGGAGCAGGCCCGGCTGGTGTTTGCCAATCTGGTTGGCGCGTTGACCGGCAGCAAGACCGAGATCGTCTTTAACCGGGCTGTGCAGCTACCGCTGCCGCCCTCCTGCGAGCCTGATCCGCCGGGGAACTGGAGCTATGACCCTGCAACTCAAACCTGGACACAACCTGAATGACGAGGAAATCGCCCGCCTTGAGGCGCTGCTGGCGCTGGAATACCCGGACGACGACATCGAGATCATCGTAGAAGACGGCCCGGCAGCGGAAACGCCCCCGGCGACTTCGGCCAACCTGCTACAGAAGCTGATCGTGCTGCTAATCACCGGGGTGGCCGGGCTATACCTGATCAATCCGGGCGCCGGGGTGCTGGAACTGATCCCGGATGTGGTACCGGTGCTGGGCAACCTGGACGAGGCCACCGCCCTGGCGTTGCTGGTCAGCGGGCTGGGTTACTTCGGCGTCAAGGTTGGCTGGCTGACCACGATCTTTCACGGCCTGCGCCGCCGGTAAGGCGTGCTAGAGGGCGGTCATAGATCGTCCTCAAACGCGCCGAAACCAGTGTCATCGTCCAGCCCGGCTTCGTCGGCCAGTTCGGGCATACTGGCTGCGATCTGCTCCGGGTCCTCGCCTTTCTCCAGCCGTCCGACAAACTCGTTGAACTCGTCGCCCAGGTCTTCCCCCGTCTCCTCAGCCATGCGGCGCATCAGGCGGCCCATGGTGGCCGGATCGGCGTCATCCAGATCGTCCAGGGCTGCGTCATCGAGGGTCTCCAGACGGGATTCTTCACTCCGGATCACACGCACGCGCTTGATCCGTCGCGTCAGGTGTGTCCCGCCACAGCGCGGGCAGGTCGGCGTCGCGGCAGCGTAAGCGGCCACGCTGGAGTAGTGCAGCGTAAGCCGTTTGCGGCAGTCGTGGCAGAAGTAATCGTAGCTGGGCACGGCATCACCTCGGAAAGCGGTATAATCAC
It includes:
- a CDS encoding DUF4230 domain-containing protein, which encodes MNDSPRQTPLPASPPATLPEEMPRRTRRVIVRRASAEEGAIPRQQSSGWGCARVVIALALIAAVLIAVLILSTQFTLGGLVSGLTALLAPGPAQITVVPSQTIVNSIQPMGQLVSISVQLAKADIEVSISQGLLGASSFSTSHVAQGTIEAGIDLTRLSVSDVAYDAASNTYILTLPPAQLTGCHVDYIRQYAYSGTILPVDRDQARQLAEYTAVIEFRDDALESGILSRAEEQARLVFANLVGALTGSKTEIVFNRAVQLPLPPSCEPDPPGNWSYDPATQTWTQPE
- a CDS encoding DUF1232 domain-containing protein — its product is MTLQLKPGHNLNDEEIARLEALLALEYPDDDIEIIVEDGPAAETPPATSANLLQKLIVLLITGVAGLYLINPGAGVLELIPDVVPVLGNLDEATALALLVSGLGYFGVKVGWLTTIFHGLRRR
- a CDS encoding zinc ribbon domain-containing protein, whose protein sequence is MPSYDYFCHDCRKRLTLHYSSVAAYAAATPTCPRCGGTHLTRRIKRVRVIRSEESRLETLDDAALDDLDDADPATMGRLMRRMAEETGEDLGDEFNEFVGRLEKGEDPEQIAASMPELADEAGLDDDTGFGAFEDDL